Proteins encoded within one genomic window of Rubritalea squalenifaciens DSM 18772:
- a CDS encoding MarC family protein, whose protein sequence is MNDLLTYGLLAFTSFFTLINPIGAMPIFLGLTSELESKERIRTAKKSCIAAFIIICSFALAGNLLFAFFDISIDSFRVVGGVIFFIMGMDMLNARLASIKTEESEVASYVNDISITPLAIPMLCGPGALTNAIVLMNEADSLNKQLTLFGAIFIVSLCTYLILFSSSKIVKLLGRTGINVMMRLMGLIVMIIAVEFFVKGITPIIRNILTG, encoded by the coding sequence ATGAATGATCTACTCACCTACGGTCTACTGGCCTTCACATCCTTTTTTACCCTTATCAACCCGATCGGCGCCATGCCGATTTTTCTGGGGCTGACTAGCGAACTAGAATCCAAAGAACGCATCAGGACTGCCAAGAAATCCTGCATTGCCGCATTCATCATCATCTGCAGCTTCGCCCTGGCAGGAAACCTCCTCTTCGCATTCTTTGACATCTCCATCGACAGCTTCCGAGTCGTAGGAGGAGTCATCTTCTTCATCATGGGCATGGACATGCTCAATGCACGACTGGCATCCATCAAAACTGAAGAGTCCGAAGTCGCCTCCTACGTCAATGACATCTCCATCACCCCACTGGCAATCCCGATGCTTTGTGGCCCGGGAGCCCTGACCAACGCCATCGTACTGATGAATGAAGCCGATTCACTGAACAAACAGCTCACCCTCTTCGGCGCCATCTTCATCGTCAGCCTGTGCACCTACCTCATCCTCTTCAGCTCCTCAAAGATCGTGAAACTTTTAGGCAGAACCGGCATTAACGTCATGATGCGACTAATGGGACTCATCGTCATGATCATTGCGGTTGAGTTCTTCGTGAAAGGCATCACACCGATCATCAGAAATATCCTGACTGGATAG
- the recG gene encoding ATP-dependent DNA helicase RecG has translation MNAAEPLTNVDWLAGKEIVALGSAGFLTVQHLLDHLPRRYEDRRRFDAFPAQATGKPMCLRGVVIDSAKKRFGGRKQMYEVVVESENATAFSDGTIICRWFNMPYISNMLIVGHEIVFFGKPKDVAGKLVIDHPDFEIIKDAGDDSVHVERIVPVYRNVSGIVQRRLREIIYRLVREVDAESLVPLYEVDESYPRADAYREVHFPTEMEQADAARRYFALEEFFKLQLNVAWRKKRYEEQLGRVLGKKTQLLKDFYESLPFDLTNAQKRSVKEIVKDMREAKPMHRLLQGDVGSGKTFVAMCAALLAIESGAQVALMAPTQILAEQHYLTFRKWLDPLDIRVSLRTASRKEDGGMELAGGAQLVIGTHALLYENDDFTDLGLVIIDEQHKFGVEQRSRLIRQGMMPDVLVMTATPIPRTLTLTIYGDLEVSVLDERPAGRGKIVTGLRPKAKVTDVTKFLKQQLDEGRQAYLVYPLVEESESLKVGAATVEHEKWRDRLKAYEVGLLHGKLSPEEKELVMRDFRDGRIDVLVSTTVVEVGVDVPNANLMVIYHAERFGLSQLHQLRGRIGRGEHKSYCILITDGKSEDAMEKLGVMAETDDGFKIAEADLRLRGPGDVLGTQQSGLADLRFPEFLADTELVREARRLADSLLTQDSDLSDHADLREVIVEQMERSS, from the coding sequence ATGAATGCGGCGGAACCTCTCACTAACGTGGACTGGCTGGCAGGGAAGGAAATCGTTGCCCTTGGTTCGGCTGGGTTTCTAACGGTTCAGCATTTGTTGGATCACTTGCCGCGTCGCTATGAGGATCGCAGAAGGTTTGATGCCTTCCCTGCTCAAGCGACTGGTAAGCCAATGTGCTTGAGAGGGGTAGTGATTGATAGTGCGAAAAAGCGCTTTGGGGGACGCAAGCAGATGTATGAGGTGGTCGTGGAGTCCGAGAATGCGACAGCCTTCTCGGATGGGACGATTATCTGCCGTTGGTTCAATATGCCCTACATCTCTAACATGCTGATTGTGGGGCACGAGATAGTCTTTTTCGGTAAGCCAAAAGATGTGGCGGGCAAGCTGGTGATTGATCACCCGGACTTTGAGATCATCAAGGATGCTGGCGACGATAGTGTACATGTGGAGCGTATCGTGCCTGTGTACCGGAATGTCTCGGGTATCGTGCAGCGGCGTTTGCGCGAGATCATTTACCGCTTGGTCAGGGAGGTGGATGCTGAATCCCTTGTGCCTTTGTATGAGGTAGATGAGAGTTACCCGCGAGCGGATGCTTATCGGGAGGTGCATTTCCCCACAGAGATGGAGCAGGCGGATGCTGCAAGGCGCTACTTTGCCTTGGAGGAGTTCTTCAAGCTTCAGCTCAATGTGGCGTGGCGTAAGAAGCGCTATGAAGAGCAGCTTGGCAGGGTCTTGGGTAAGAAGACACAGCTGCTGAAGGATTTTTATGAGAGCTTACCGTTTGATCTCACCAATGCTCAGAAGCGCAGTGTGAAGGAGATCGTAAAGGATATGCGGGAGGCGAAGCCGATGCATCGACTCCTGCAGGGTGATGTAGGATCTGGAAAGACCTTCGTGGCGATGTGTGCTGCTTTATTGGCGATCGAGAGTGGTGCTCAGGTGGCCCTGATGGCGCCTACTCAGATTCTTGCGGAACAGCATTATCTAACATTTCGGAAGTGGCTGGATCCGCTCGATATTCGCGTGAGTTTGCGGACTGCTTCCCGTAAGGAAGATGGAGGCATGGAGTTGGCTGGTGGGGCTCAGTTAGTCATTGGAACTCATGCTTTGCTCTATGAGAACGATGATTTTACTGACCTTGGTTTGGTGATCATTGACGAGCAGCACAAGTTTGGTGTGGAGCAGCGCAGTCGATTGATCCGACAGGGTATGATGCCTGATGTGCTGGTGATGACGGCTACGCCGATCCCCAGAACCTTGACTCTAACCATCTATGGGGATCTTGAGGTATCCGTGCTCGATGAGCGTCCAGCTGGCAGAGGCAAGATCGTTACTGGCCTGAGACCGAAGGCCAAGGTGACTGATGTCACCAAGTTCCTGAAGCAACAACTGGATGAAGGGCGTCAGGCCTATCTCGTCTATCCTCTGGTGGAAGAGAGTGAGAGTTTGAAAGTGGGAGCAGCGACCGTGGAGCATGAAAAGTGGCGTGATCGCTTGAAAGCTTATGAGGTAGGTTTGTTGCACGGTAAGCTGAGTCCGGAGGAGAAAGAGCTGGTGATGCGTGATTTTCGGGATGGAAGGATTGATGTGTTAGTCTCTACCACGGTTGTGGAGGTTGGGGTGGATGTCCCGAATGCCAACTTGATGGTGATCTATCACGCCGAGCGTTTTGGTCTTTCCCAATTGCACCAGCTGCGCGGGCGTATCGGCCGCGGTGAGCATAAGAGTTATTGTATTCTCATAACCGATGGGAAAAGTGAAGACGCGATGGAGAAGCTTGGCGTCATGGCGGAGACCGATGACGGCTTCAAGATTGCCGAGGCGGATCTGCGTCTGCGTGGACCTGGTGATGTGCTGGGTACCCAGCAAAGTGGTCTTGCTGATTTACGTTTCCCTGAGTTTCTGGCGGACACAGAGTTGGTCCGTGAGGCGCGAAGGCTTGCGGACTCGCTATTGACTCAGGATTCAGATCTGAGCGATCACGCTGATCTGCGCGAGGTGATTGTCGAGCAGATGGAGAGAAGTTCCTAG
- the recJ gene encoding single-stranded-DNA-specific exonuclease RecJ, with amino-acid sequence MAEEEKQWIIREDPPRAGAEMGGLPPILLKLLGQRGVEGGEAVEKFLKPRLRDLSDPYLLPDMEKAVERVLAAIDAGENILVYGDYDVDGVTSVALMCNVLRAYGVAHDYFIPKRGEEGYGLSDTAIDNLLEDKGKPDLIITVDCGTASIDEIERINSLGIDLIVVDHHEMSVRGKPECIAVVNPKLGDDFHYLCAAGVVFKLAHALLKRRMVEGFDLKEYIDMVAVATVADIVPLVEENRLLVRHGLRLLPETKHAGLLALQQVTGMNGNVSSMDVGFRIGPRLNAAGRMDKPEDALALMLEADLKEARKLAEALDLYNRERQLHEKQIRDEALAMVAERPNAQDEPVIVLGSRSWHPGVVGIVASRLMRQFYKPTFIVSVDEEGIGKGSGRSVEGISLVEAIQACPDDLIAGGGHDMAAGLSILESKIDEFRENFSKYVLENTTKAQRAPKLHIDAEIGFDELSLEFMDSYDLLQPFGSQNPQPVFMSRNVWLTEAPRHLKNKHIKLFLRQGFVEHDAIFFGGGERSLPDPPWDVAFTIDRNTFRGRTTLQMVIQDVRSAEQQSE; translated from the coding sequence ATGGCTGAGGAAGAGAAACAATGGATCATCAGGGAGGATCCGCCGAGAGCTGGGGCTGAGATGGGTGGTTTGCCGCCTATTCTGCTGAAGTTGCTTGGACAACGTGGAGTTGAGGGGGGAGAGGCCGTCGAAAAATTTCTGAAACCGCGTCTGAGAGATTTAAGTGATCCTTATCTTCTTCCTGACATGGAAAAGGCGGTTGAGCGCGTGCTCGCGGCGATTGATGCGGGTGAGAATATCTTGGTCTACGGTGACTATGATGTGGACGGGGTGACTTCCGTGGCATTGATGTGTAACGTCCTGCGTGCTTACGGGGTAGCTCATGACTACTTTATTCCTAAGCGTGGCGAGGAAGGCTACGGTCTAAGTGATACTGCCATCGACAACTTACTTGAGGATAAGGGCAAGCCGGATTTGATCATTACCGTGGATTGCGGCACGGCCTCGATAGATGAGATCGAGCGTATCAATAGTCTGGGGATAGATCTGATTGTGGTGGATCACCACGAAATGTCCGTGAGAGGTAAACCCGAGTGTATCGCAGTGGTGAACCCTAAGTTGGGTGATGATTTCCATTACCTCTGTGCAGCCGGTGTGGTGTTCAAGTTGGCCCATGCCTTATTAAAGCGCCGTATGGTGGAGGGCTTTGACCTCAAAGAGTACATCGATATGGTCGCCGTGGCGACGGTGGCGGATATTGTTCCACTGGTGGAAGAGAACCGTTTGTTAGTTCGTCATGGTCTTCGTCTGCTTCCAGAGACCAAGCATGCTGGACTTCTCGCGCTACAGCAAGTGACGGGAATGAATGGCAATGTCAGTAGTATGGATGTGGGCTTCCGTATTGGTCCTAGGCTTAATGCAGCAGGGCGTATGGATAAACCTGAGGATGCTCTGGCGCTGATGTTAGAGGCTGACCTCAAGGAGGCGCGAAAGTTGGCTGAGGCTCTTGACCTTTACAACCGAGAACGCCAACTCCATGAGAAGCAGATCCGTGATGAGGCGCTGGCCATGGTGGCTGAACGCCCGAATGCACAGGATGAGCCGGTCATTGTACTGGGTTCCCGTTCCTGGCATCCGGGAGTCGTTGGGATCGTGGCATCCCGGCTGATGCGGCAATTCTACAAGCCCACCTTCATTGTTTCTGTTGATGAAGAGGGGATCGGTAAGGGTAGTGGACGTAGTGTAGAGGGGATCTCTCTAGTGGAAGCTATTCAGGCCTGTCCGGATGACTTGATTGCAGGAGGCGGGCATGACATGGCGGCAGGTCTCAGTATCTTGGAATCTAAAATCGATGAATTCCGGGAAAACTTTTCAAAGTATGTGTTGGAGAACACAACCAAAGCACAACGAGCGCCGAAGCTTCATATCGATGCTGAGATCGGCTTCGATGAGTTGTCGCTCGAGTTCATGGATAGCTATGACCTTCTGCAGCCCTTTGGCAGCCAGAATCCTCAGCCCGTGTTCATGAGTCGCAATGTGTGGCTGACCGAGGCGCCTAGGCACCTCAAGAACAAGCACATCAAGCTGTTTCTGAGACAGGGCTTTGTGGAGCATGATGCTATTTTCTTTGGTGGCGGTGAGCGTTCACTGCCAGACCCGCCTTGGGATGTAGCATTCACGATTGACCGTAATACCTTCCGGGGGAGAACGACTCTGCAGATGGTCATCCAGGATGTGCGCTCTGCTGAACAGCAATCTGAGTAA
- a CDS encoding DNA polymerase beta superfamily protein, with protein sequence MSRLDDIQNLLDGIEERLGVRILYAVESGSRAWGFASPDSDYDIRFIYAWPQSEYAKIGEVRDTIELPIEDDLDAGGWDVRKALSLLKKSNGPLVEWLHSPIVYRAEEGFLDEWRRVLGEVFSPYAQVCHYRGLARQMWMGSLQGESAKAKSYLYCLRATACAEWVLQRQTPPPVEFSEVREVLPDRLTSELEQMLEAKAQSGEKDTGRRYEVIDAYLSEKCSENGGLEELSKPPTEASVLDELYVKTISKPKHPELLFKESYTLDRVRKKDMLVFEAVAGSKAFGTNVEGSDEDLRGIFIAPPLFHGGLDQIQQVQDAKGDEVYFELGRVVDLLISNNPNLMELLAMPEDCIRYRHPVMDLLKPELFLSKRCE encoded by the coding sequence ATGTCGCGCCTTGATGATATCCAGAATCTGCTAGACGGTATTGAAGAAAGACTCGGTGTACGTATCCTGTACGCCGTGGAGTCAGGTAGTCGTGCTTGGGGATTTGCCTCGCCGGACAGTGACTATGATATCCGTTTTATCTATGCTTGGCCTCAAAGCGAGTATGCCAAGATAGGTGAGGTGCGTGACACCATTGAGCTTCCGATCGAGGATGATCTGGATGCTGGTGGCTGGGATGTGCGTAAGGCTCTCTCTCTTTTGAAGAAATCAAACGGACCCTTGGTGGAGTGGTTGCACTCGCCAATAGTCTATCGAGCAGAGGAAGGTTTTCTCGATGAGTGGCGAAGGGTGCTAGGCGAGGTGTTTTCTCCCTATGCACAGGTATGTCACTACCGTGGTCTGGCTCGGCAAATGTGGATGGGGAGCCTGCAGGGTGAAAGCGCCAAGGCGAAGAGCTATCTCTACTGTTTGCGGGCTACAGCTTGTGCTGAGTGGGTGTTGCAGAGGCAAACTCCACCTCCGGTGGAATTCTCCGAGGTGCGTGAGGTTCTGCCGGATCGTCTGACGAGTGAGCTGGAGCAGATGCTGGAGGCGAAAGCTCAAAGTGGTGAGAAGGATACAGGAAGGCGTTATGAGGTGATCGATGCGTATCTGTCTGAAAAATGTTCGGAGAATGGAGGGCTTGAGGAGTTGTCTAAGCCGCCCACGGAGGCGTCAGTGCTGGATGAGCTCTATGTGAAAACGATTTCTAAGCCAAAGCATCCAGAGTTACTTTTCAAGGAGAGCTATACACTTGATCGAGTTCGTAAAAAGGACATGCTGGTCTTTGAGGCCGTTGCTGGGAGTAAGGCATTCGGGACTAATGTAGAGGGTTCAGATGAAGACCTTCGCGGTATTTTTATAGCTCCACCCTTGTTCCATGGTGGGCTGGATCAGATCCAGCAGGTTCAGGATGCAAAAGGAGATGAGGTGTATTTCGAGCTGGGTCGCGTAGTCGATCTTTTAATCTCTAACAATCCTAACCTGATGGAGCTGCTGGCGATGCCTGAGGATTGTATTCGTTACCGTCATCCGGTGATGGACTTGCTGAAGCCGGAGTTGTTTCTCTCCAAGCGTTGTGAGTAG
- a CDS encoding NAD(P)/FAD-dependent oxidoreductase, translating into MALSEVKKVVIIGGGFAGLECARQLANKPTFEVTLLDRTNHHLFQPLLYQVATATLAAPDVARSLRSILADADNVTVLMDEVSDIDSDGKKAVGKSGKSYEYDYLVVAAGGKTSFFGNDQWAEHTLGLKSLSDAYSVRKQVLENLEKAELTEDPAERARLMTIAIVGGGPTGVELSGAFVELIQRSMSRNFRRLDTRDLKVVLVEAGPRILPPYDEENSAYAKKRLEKLGVEVLTGTMVTDVQAGKLIMKDGEIEAGVILWAAGVQAEAITQKLPCEVTRAGKVTPEADLSLPGHPEIFVAGDLVQMKDIKDKMVPGVAPAASQMGRHIGKVLIAGMKPENKGKARAGFEYWDKGAMAIIGRSHAVVEFGKIRLTGFIAWMAWLFIHILFLVGYRSKISVLIHWAWNYIHDSPGVRVFAMKRGEELAEK; encoded by the coding sequence ATGGCTCTGAGCGAAGTTAAAAAAGTGGTGATTATCGGCGGCGGATTTGCCGGACTGGAGTGTGCAAGGCAGCTTGCCAACAAGCCGACTTTTGAGGTGACTCTTCTGGATCGTACCAACCACCATCTTTTCCAGCCACTGCTTTATCAGGTTGCCACAGCGACGCTCGCAGCCCCGGATGTCGCCCGTTCCCTGCGTAGCATCCTGGCGGATGCGGACAATGTAACCGTGCTGATGGACGAGGTTTCCGACATTGATTCCGATGGCAAGAAGGCGGTCGGTAAATCCGGTAAGAGCTACGAGTACGATTATCTCGTGGTAGCTGCTGGTGGTAAGACAAGTTTCTTTGGCAATGACCAGTGGGCTGAGCACACACTCGGTCTCAAGTCCCTGAGTGATGCCTACTCCGTGCGTAAGCAGGTACTGGAAAATCTGGAAAAAGCAGAGCTGACTGAAGATCCTGCTGAGCGTGCGCGTCTGATGACGATTGCGATCGTAGGTGGTGGTCCTACTGGAGTGGAGCTTTCCGGTGCATTTGTAGAGCTGATTCAGCGCTCCATGAGCCGCAATTTCCGTCGTCTCGATACCCGTGACCTGAAGGTAGTTCTGGTGGAGGCGGGTCCTCGTATTCTTCCTCCATACGATGAGGAAAACTCAGCCTACGCGAAAAAGCGTCTGGAGAAACTGGGTGTCGAGGTTCTTACAGGTACTATGGTGACTGACGTGCAAGCTGGTAAGCTCATCATGAAGGATGGGGAGATCGAAGCGGGAGTCATTCTCTGGGCTGCTGGTGTGCAGGCTGAGGCGATTACCCAGAAGCTCCCTTGTGAAGTGACACGTGCAGGCAAAGTGACTCCAGAGGCGGATCTCTCTCTCCCAGGTCATCCTGAAATTTTTGTGGCCGGTGACCTTGTGCAGATGAAGGACATCAAGGACAAGATGGTGCCAGGTGTAGCTCCGGCTGCTTCCCAGATGGGTCGCCACATCGGTAAGGTGCTTATTGCTGGCATGAAGCCTGAGAATAAAGGTAAGGCGCGTGCTGGCTTCGAGTACTGGGACAAAGGTGCCATGGCGATCATCGGTCGCTCGCATGCTGTGGTGGAGTTCGGAAAGATCAGACTTACCGGTTTCATTGCCTGGATGGCTTGGCTCTTCATACACATTCTTTTCCTTGTGGGCTATCGCTCCAAGATCAGCGTATTGATTCACTGGGCTTGGAACTACATCCATGATTCTCCAGGTGTTCGCGTGTTCGCTATGAAGCGAGGCGAGGAGCTTGCTGAGAAGTAG
- a CDS encoding aminopeptidase P N-terminal domain-containing protein: MRYEPIDPALFSKNRENLAKLLKPNSIVVLHSNDVMPTNADGTMPFKQNADLIYLTGADQEESILVLYPDAPSDAQREILFVRETNEFIAVWEGEKYTKERATEISGIKNVQWTNNFEAVLHNLLKQADHVYLSINEHLRADTTVKTRNDRFIEKIKKEYPLHKYERLSPLMHQLRPIKDPIEIEVMQKACDITEAGFRRVLGFIKPGVGEWEVEAEYIHEFVRSKSKGFAYTPIIGGGHNACVLHYIENNCILQDGDLVLMDVGAEYANWNADMTRTVPVNGKFTERQRAVYDAVLRVMRKANEILRPGTLPSDYQKQVMSFMEEELISLGLISEEEAKAQDESKPLVKKYFPHGTSHHLGVDVHDVSRPNTPFAVGNVFTIEPGIYIREENIGIRIENNYLIGETENIDLMANIPIEADEIEAVMAGN; this comes from the coding sequence ATGCGCTACGAACCAATCGACCCAGCACTTTTTAGCAAAAACCGAGAGAACCTCGCCAAACTCCTCAAGCCCAATAGCATTGTCGTCCTCCACTCCAATGACGTCATGCCAACCAATGCGGATGGCACCATGCCCTTCAAGCAGAACGCCGATCTGATCTACCTCACCGGAGCGGACCAAGAGGAATCCATCCTGGTTCTCTATCCAGATGCCCCTAGCGACGCTCAGCGCGAGATTCTATTTGTCCGCGAAACCAACGAATTCATCGCTGTTTGGGAAGGAGAGAAATACACCAAAGAACGCGCTACCGAAATCAGCGGCATCAAGAACGTCCAATGGACAAACAACTTCGAGGCCGTACTCCACAACCTTCTCAAACAGGCTGACCACGTCTACCTCTCCATCAACGAGCACCTGCGCGCGGACACTACCGTCAAGACCCGCAACGATCGCTTCATCGAGAAAATTAAGAAAGAATACCCGCTCCACAAGTACGAGCGCCTCTCACCCCTGATGCATCAGCTGCGCCCGATCAAAGACCCGATCGAAATCGAGGTCATGCAAAAGGCCTGCGACATCACCGAAGCCGGCTTCCGCCGCGTTCTCGGCTTCATCAAGCCAGGCGTTGGCGAATGGGAAGTCGAGGCCGAGTACATCCACGAGTTTGTCCGCAGCAAATCGAAAGGCTTTGCCTACACTCCAATCATTGGTGGCGGGCATAATGCCTGCGTTCTTCACTACATCGAAAACAACTGCATTCTTCAGGATGGCGACCTCGTCCTCATGGATGTGGGGGCTGAATATGCCAACTGGAATGCCGACATGACCCGCACGGTGCCTGTGAACGGCAAATTTACCGAGCGCCAGCGTGCGGTGTATGACGCCGTGTTACGCGTCATGCGCAAAGCCAACGAAATCCTCCGCCCAGGCACCCTGCCTTCCGACTATCAGAAGCAGGTGATGAGCTTCATGGAAGAGGAACTCATCAGCCTAGGACTTATTTCTGAAGAAGAAGCCAAAGCCCAGGATGAGTCCAAGCCACTGGTGAAAAAGTACTTCCCACACGGCACCTCCCACCACCTTGGAGTCGATGTTCACGACGTCTCTCGACCGAACACGCCATTCGCAGTGGGCAACGTCTTCACCATCGAGCCCGGCATCTATATCCGCGAGGAAAATATCGGTATCCGCATCGAGAACAACTACCTGATCGGTGAAACCGAAAACATCGACCTCATGGCCAATATCCCTATCGAGGCCGATGAGATCGAAGCCGTCATGGCCGGCAACTAA
- a CDS encoding Gfo/Idh/MocA family protein encodes MLTFATCGCGSRARTYMKIAATMPERYLCVAGADPQPSRVGAMRAISNNPEFQGFSSADELLSMPKMADVMVIGTQDNYHFEPAKKALELGYHLILEKPAAQSIEEVRELAALAKKHNRVIILCFVLRYTQFYKKVHSIVKSGALGDIISIKASEGVEPFHQAHSFVRGHWRKAEDSTPMIIAKCSHDTDIISWLMGSRCKSVSSYGNLAYFKESCAPEGATARCTDGCPHIGKCQYDAHRYLGDKERWLDMVYPDPENRTKPEVLGWLQTSDWGRCVYKCDNDVVDHQVVNMEFENGRTASLTMTAFDLGRQIEIFGTKATLRGGDVVKSHFGSDIVIRHHHSLDFEHIKLGEASNAGYMGHGGGDYGLINEVDHIIAGRGDDSSLIENAIEGHLIGFSAEISRLDGGRAVTIEHA; translated from the coding sequence ATGCTAACTTTTGCGACATGCGGATGCGGCTCCAGAGCCAGAACTTACATGAAGATAGCAGCCACAATGCCAGAGAGATACCTCTGCGTGGCTGGTGCTGATCCACAACCTTCACGTGTAGGAGCCATGCGCGCCATTTCAAACAATCCTGAGTTCCAGGGCTTCTCTTCAGCCGACGAACTACTCTCCATGCCAAAGATGGCCGACGTCATGGTGATCGGCACTCAGGATAACTACCACTTCGAGCCCGCCAAGAAAGCCCTCGAACTCGGCTACCACCTTATCCTTGAGAAACCTGCCGCGCAAAGCATCGAGGAAGTCCGCGAACTGGCAGCATTAGCCAAGAAGCACAACCGAGTCATCATCCTCTGCTTCGTACTTCGCTACACCCAGTTCTATAAGAAGGTCCACTCCATCGTAAAAAGCGGCGCATTGGGCGACATCATCTCCATCAAGGCCAGTGAAGGCGTGGAACCCTTCCACCAGGCACACTCATTCGTACGTGGGCACTGGCGTAAGGCTGAGGACTCCACGCCGATGATCATCGCGAAGTGCAGCCATGACACGGACATCATCTCCTGGCTCATGGGCTCACGCTGTAAATCAGTCAGCTCCTATGGCAACCTCGCTTACTTCAAGGAATCCTGCGCACCCGAGGGCGCTACAGCCCGCTGTACTGATGGCTGCCCGCACATCGGCAAGTGCCAGTATGATGCCCACCGCTACCTCGGCGATAAAGAGCGCTGGCTAGACATGGTCTACCCAGACCCTGAGAACCGCACCAAACCAGAGGTTCTCGGCTGGCTCCAGACATCAGACTGGGGACGCTGCGTTTACAAGTGCGACAATGACGTAGTCGACCATCAAGTGGTCAACATGGAATTCGAGAATGGACGTACGGCCTCCCTCACCATGACCGCTTTCGATCTGGGCAGACAAATTGAAATCTTCGGCACCAAGGCCACACTTCGCGGCGGCGACGTGGTTAAATCTCACTTCGGTTCTGACATCGTGATTCGTCATCACCACAGCCTCGACTTCGAACACATCAAACTCGGAGAAGCTTCCAATGCTGGCTACATGGGCCACGGCGGTGGTGACTACGGCCTTATCAATGAGGTCGACCACATCATTGCTGGTCGCGGTGATGATTCCAGCCTGATTGAAAACGCCATCGAAGGTCATCTCATTGGTTTCAGCGCCGAGATCTCCCGCCTTGACGGAGGCAGAGCTGTAACTATCGAACACGCCTAA